In a genomic window of Anaerolineales bacterium:
- a CDS encoding GIY-YIG nuclease family protein, with amino-acid sequence MRKQPAVYILASARNGTLYIGVTSNLVKRIWLHRGDFLGGFSKKYQTHLLVYYEMHESMRMAIQREKQLKKWNRSWKLKLIENHNPTWRDLFDEIV; translated from the coding sequence ATGAGAAAGCAACCTGCAGTATACATATTGGCAAGCGCCAGAAACGGGACCCTATATATTGGCGTAACAAGCAACCTTGTGAAAAGGATCTGGTTGCATAGGGGGGATTTCTTGGGCGGATTTTCCAAGAAATACCAAACCCATCTTCTAGTTTATTATGAAATGCATGAATCCATGCGGATGGCAATTCAGAGGGAGAAACAGCTTAAGAAATGGAACCGTTCATGGAAATTGAAATTGATAGAGAACCACAATCCGACCTGGCGGGATTTATTTGATGAAATTGTATGA